From the genome of Physeter macrocephalus isolate SW-GA unplaced genomic scaffold, ASM283717v5 random_268, whole genome shotgun sequence:
GCTCCTCGCGTGTCTACCTCCAGCCTTTCCTTCCTACTTCCATCCTTGCCCCCCgctctccccgcctcccccaggCTGCCCCGCCTTCTCGTCTTCTCCCTGGCAGCTTCTCCCAGCGCCCAGAGAGGCTACCTCGGAAATCCTCTCCTACCTTACCTCCTTACCCACCCCGTTCCCACGACAGCCTCCCCGCCATGCCCATGCAAGCTGCTGTCCCAGCATCGCATGTTTTCTGATAGATGATGGCTGACCTGatgtttagaaaacagaaatatgaagCTGCCATCAACCTCTACCACCAAGTCCTGGAGAAAGTGCCAGGTAACTGCCTGCATGGAGACTACCCACTGAGACTGCCTGTGTCGGTTCCCACCAAGCGAGGGCTGCTCTCTCCCCAGAAGGGTgggccctctcccctccttcctgacTGGGCAGAGGAAGCCCCCTCCTCTCTGATTgttcccagagaggcaggaaacTGATAAAGGCCCAGTGGAACGTGCTGGCCCTTCCCGAGTCCAAGGGGCCAGTTCCTGGTCTCAGGCAGGGCATTGCTTGGCACTGGACCCAAGACAGCCTGTCTATCCCCAAATCACTGACACTGGGGCTCAACATAAGTCCCCTCTTGAGGTCACAGCCACCTAGAGGTAGCTAGAAATTCTCCCCTGACATGTAGCTCCATTCCTACTCACTGCAACATAAAACCACTGCTTCTTGCTGGGGAAGGGGCCAGACACACGGCTCAGGGTGGAGCCCCAGCCAGGCCCACAGCAGAGTCACCCAGCAATCACAGCTATTAGGAGTTCGGgtcctggagccagactgtctaGGTCTGAATCCTGGTCTTCTATTTACCAGCTTTGTAACCTTTGGCagattacttaacttctttgtgtctcagtctcttcatctgtaaatgggaacAATAAGAGTACCTACTTTATTGTGTCTCAGTGGAGACCAGTAGAGACACTGAAGCCACTGGGTTGCCCCTGCTCAGCCCAGACGGGTAGTGTTTCCTggtcctccctgcctctccctgcctgATTCAGCTATTGGTTATCACAGCCTGAAGGTTTCTGCTCTCTTGTTTTAGACAATTTTCCTGTGTTGAACAAACTAATCGATCTGCTACGAAGAAGTGGCAAACTTGAGGACGCCCCTGCCTTCTTTGAATTGGCCAAGAAGGTGTCCAGCCGGGTGCCTTTGGAGCCAGGGTTCAACTACTGCAGAGGCATCTACTGCTGGTGGGTTGGGGTGGGTGTGTCGGCAGTTACGTGCAGGAGGCTGTCCCTAACAGACATGCTGGCGTTTGCTAGGGAAGCAGAAATTCAGCTTGCAGatcaggaagcagggagaccagcgATCCTGCCCCTGTATTGTGCAGATTCACAGAGTGACCCCTGTGTGTCCCTGTACTcctcgggcctcagtttccctgtctgatTCTTGGTGTTTCTCTCCTCCACTATAGGCACATAGGGCAACCCAACGAAGCCCTGAAGTTCCTAAACAAAGCGCGCAAGGACAGCACTTGGGGCCAGAGCGCCACCTACTACATGGTGCAAATCTGTCTGAACCCAGACAATGAGATCGTGGGTGGAGAGGCTTTCGAGAACCTGGTGACTGAGAGCAAGTGAGGGCCCGGCTGGCCGGCGAGGGCAGGGGCGGGACCTGGGGGAAGGCGGAGACAGCCCGCGGCCTCTGGGTCAAGGCCAGGAGAGGGCCAGGCTGGCAGGCCAGCGCCCTCTGCCCTCAGGCTTGGCATCTGATGCCCGCGGCTCCACCGACAGGAAGGAGTTGGAGCAGCACGGCGTGCGCACTGCTGAGAAGCTGCTGCGGGAGTTCTACCCACACTCGGCCTGGGGCCAGACCCAGCTGCGGCTGCTGCAGAGCCTGTGCCTGCTGGCCACGAGGGAGAAGGCTAACGTGGAGGCAGCGCTGGGCACCTTCATTGAGATGGCCCAGGCCGAGGTGCACCAGCTGCCCACCGGGTGGGCAGGCGGTGGGGGGAGGCTGAGGGCCGGGTGAGGCAACACCTGCTTCCCACCCGCACAGAAGGACAGCATTCCCGCCCTGCTGGCCGTGGCACAGGCCTACTCGCTGCTGAAGCAGGTCCCCAAAGCACGCACGCAGCTGAAGCGTCTGGCCAAGGCCCCATGGACGCTGGCCGAGGCCGAGGACCTGGAGAAGAGCTGGCTCCTGCTGGCCGACATCTACTGCCAGGGAGGCAAGTTCGACCTGGCCTCGGAGCTGCTGCGGCGCTGCATGCAGTACAACAAGGCAAGGGTCTCACGGCTGTCGGGGCCGGGTCGGGGGAGGGGCATATGGGCTTCGGGGGCAGAGATGCTGGGGTAGGAAGGAGATGAGAAGAGGCGGGACAAGAGGGTTCCCGTGGACCACAGAGCGGGATGGGAACGCGGAGCAAGGCAAGAGGAGGCGCACAGTGTCCGGCAGCCCGGAGTGGGGAACGTGGAATAGGGAGAGATGGGAAGGGTTCATGGGGTCGAGGGGCAGCGTGCAGGGAGGGTTCGGTGGGGCCGGGAGGGGCGTTTGCAGGTCAGGGCAGGAGGGCTGTGGAGGAAGGGGTCCTGTCAGAGTGGGCGCAGCTGAGAAGAGGGTACACAGTTCACCCCTTGCCAAGGTGGGCGGTGCTGCTGGAGTCCCTGAGTGGTTTGGGTGAATGCACCCACCACCCATCCCTTGCCCCAACCGGGATGGGATGTGGCTTCCCCTCCACAGAGGCTCTGACTGGCTTTCCCTGCAGTCCTGCTGCAAGGCCTACGAGTACATGGGCTTCATCATGGAGAGAGAACAGTCGTACAAGGACGCAGCCACCAACTATGAGCTGGCCTGGAAGTACAGCCATCATGCCAACCCTGCCAGCGGTAAGGCAGCCAGGCAGGCGCGCATGGGTGCAGGAGGGAGCTGGGCCGGAGGACCGACAAACTCACCCCGTAACACAAGGCCTATGTTCTGGCTGTTGTGGGAACCAGAGGGGTTCTCAGGTCGTCGGAGTGCCACCCATTGTCTGCATTCTCCCTGCCCCTGGATAGGCTTCAGACTCGCTTTCAACTACTTGAAGGACAAGAGATTCGTGGAGGCCATCGAAGTCTGCCACGATGTAAGCCCCCGACGGTGGTGGGGGGCTTGCTGCAGTGGCAGGGAGCCCTGCCTGGTGCTTCACACCCTTTCTCTCTCGGTCCCAGGTCCTCAAGGAGCACCCCAACTACCccagaatcagagaagaaattttggaaaaagcCCAAGGGTCTCTGAGGCCCTAGCTGTGGTCAGTGGGAGCCAGGGTGGGTGGAAACTATCAACCTACAGAAGTTTCATGGAGGGGGTGGGAAGTGGGTCAGTGGAGAAGAGAGTCAGAAAATGACATATTCTTCCCATTTCTATATTGTGTGTGGTTTATTTGAATCATGCCTAACCTGGTCTAAGGGACATCCCAAAGCTTTATGTTTTTAAGGCACAAGAAGCAATTTTGCTCTGGGAAAGAAAGCTATCAACCAGCTGAGCTCACTGGGCAACTTCTCATGGGCCCCGCTTTTATCCCAGACTCTCAGAGGCCAAAGGGGAACAAAGAGGTGGTTTAAAAAATACCCTAcagctattttaatatttttatgttggcCCGTACAAGCCTCTCTTCTCCTGTCTGGTCCCCGGAATTCTGGCTTAAAGAAGCAACTGCTCCTCTCTGTCAAGCTGCCCCCTGCGTCCTCCCTGGCAGGGGCCCAAACAGGCCCACCCTGTCCATGCATtctgcctcccccctccccaagtcTTCAGCCGGCGGCATCTGCTGGTCCTTTACGAGTTTGGGACAAACCCTGATTACTCTTGCCTCTGGCAGGAAAATACATCCCAAGAAAAACTAGCTCCTACTTCATCTTTAGGAAAAGACAATGACCAACTAATTCATCCTCGAGGAACCCTTGTAACACCTCAGGGGACAAAAGCAGGGGTCCCTGTGTAGATGAATAGTGTTAACTGTAACTGGCAAGAGGGCGACAGAGGTCACCTTTGGTGTGCTCCCAGTACCTCTCTTCCTGTTTTGCAGGATGGCAGTAATGGGCCAGTCTGACCTCAGGGGAAGGAGCTCTGAACTGGGAGTCAGGAGGCCTAGAATCTCCCTGTGTGACCTTCCCCTCTGGGTATGTGTCCCCATCTGTGGCAGGAAATTAGACTAGATCTCTGTGTTCCCCAATCATGGTACAAATCCCTGCTAATGATATACAGCAAACATTTGAAAGTTTGATAACTATGTGTTTAAGTATCATCCTTATAGAGAAAAATAGTACAACAAACTCATGAATTTGCGGGTGCTGTTTTACGTAGAATGGTTCTAACTTTTAAGCATAttgatataattgatataaagTAAAATACTTAGTATGAGTAGAATGCAGATATGGCAAAGTTTTCAAGAGAAGTTGTCCAGTGACTGAGGTTTGGGAACAGTGAACGGGTAAAGGTCCCTTCTAGAACAGCCTAAGTCGTCCCTGATAGCTGCGAGCCTTGTCTTTATAACATGCTGCTGATCTCGTGCATGGCCTTTTGGTGTGAGTCAGTGATCTGGAACGTTTTCCCCAGGTTACCACCATCCTTCCTATGGGAAGCCAGCTGCCTTTATTATGATCTGCTTTACAACCTAGTTTCTTGGGGTGGattatgttgagaaaaaaaaccaagtgACCCTGGGGCCCTAGATGGGGAGTGGGTAGGCTCAGTCCAGCTATGGACTGTGGCCACGGGATAGGCGCCTGCAGGGGCTTCCAGCCAGAGTATTGGAGCTGTCGGGGGCCGCcacccagacccccaggctggccAGAGCAGAGCCTCAGGACCCTTGGAGAGACCCAGGTTTTGGATCATGCATGCTGGAGCAATCTCTACAATAGGGCTCCCAGGGATCAGTGAGAGGAGACACGAGACAACTTGAGGTACCAGAATACTCCACCCTGAGACGCCTAAGACCTGGCTGTCCCTGCCTAAGCTGGTACCAGGGACAGGCGGCCCCACCATAGCCCAGACTCCAAGCCATGAGTTCTCTAAGGGCCACTCCACTGACGACATGACCACGCGACCATGTCTACACATATCCTGAGGCAAGTGATAGATACCTAAAGGGTGACAGAACTGgcaaaaaaagaggataaaacaTACAGAAATAGAGCAGACACATGAAAACAGAATGGGAAGTCAGACACGCACCCGAGGCTTACATGTTCCAGGCGCTCCTCTGAGCACTGGGGGCGTATGAACTCAGCAAGCTTGTGAGGTGAGCAGTGTTATTATTTGGACAATACGGGGGACACctaggcacagagaggggaagtaaTTTGCATAAGTCACCTCACTAGTTAGTATAAGGGCTGGGATTCGAACCCTGGGACTCTgggtctgtgctcttaaccagtaAGCCATAGCGAGGAAATAAGGGGTTCCCAGCACAGGCAGAGAATTAGAGCAAGAAAAGGGAGACCCAAGTCAGGTCTTTTTGGTGACCCCTCCTAGCACTTGTATAAATCATTATTATTCCTAGAGAGGAGGTCAGCCTTGCTCCCCAGGCCCCCAGACTGGGGCCCCCTGGGGCAGGGTGCAGCCTGCTCTTCTGGCCTTTGGCCCCAGCTGCCAGGGACAGGTCAGACAGGTCTGGCTGGTGCAGATGGATGAGGTTCTGCGGCTCTGGTGCTCAAGTCCCCAAGGACCTCAGCCACTCAGTCCCACGTAAGGCCTGCACCAGCCATATCCCACTGCCGGCTTCACCCTCAAGGCCGGGCCCCAGCTCAGTGCGGGTGAGTGGGAAGAAGTCAGCCCACGCCCATCCCAAGCAGACAGCCCTGCTGCTGCCCCCCACCACCATCCAGGCGACCACTGGAGATGGCTTCATCCAAGGGGAAAACTCCATCTGCCCGGCCAGCCCCTTCTCGCTGGCTTCCTGAGTTGACTGGCTGGCATGGAAGGAGAGAGGCCCAGTGTGTCCCCCACTTCTACCCCCAACACAGCCTCAGTGTTCATACTGCCCAGCAGGGcctgtctccccctccccgctCACTGCCACCTGAGGGTGTACCTGTGCTCCTGGTCCCACAGATGTGCTCCCAGATCCACAAACGCAGACCACACTGAAAAATAGAGCCTCTTTATTGGTACCTGTAAGCTCAGGTACAAGGTGTTCCCACAAGCTCGCAGGATGGCAAGGCCTCCTAGGCAAGAGGGCAGGCCCAGAGCCTGGGCTTCTtggcacagacacagaaaaatgaataaattacagtTCTAATACTCAGGGACAATATGGAAACTATGATGCGAAATTCAACATCTGCAAACAAAGGGCATGAAAGCCATAAGGAGCCACCCCTCGCCCCTGGCCAACCGGCCTTAGGGTACAGGCAGGTAGACCAGGCTGGAGTGCGTGCCTGGAAAGCCCTGAGTGGTCAGGGGCGTGCTACAGGCCCTGGGGCAgccccttgccctctctgggcctcctgcttccccctccTACATTGATGGGCTTGGAATAAAAGCTGCGGcctttggggagggaggagatggggcagAGGACAGTAAGGAGAGggtttttgttaactttttattttggtttttgtttgttttttaaattaattttatttatttatttattttggctgtgttcagtctttgttgctttctctagttgcagtgagcgggggctactcttcgttgaggtgtgtgggcttctcattgctgtggcttctcttgtttggagtacaggctctagtgCTTCCCCCTCCTACATTGATGGGCTTGGAATAAAAGCTGCAgcctttggggagggggaagatgggGCAGAGGACAGGAAGGAGAGGGGGCTGCATGGGGCAGAAGAGGGTTTTGGTCACAGTTGGtcagcccagccccgccccctgcccagaTGCTGTCCCAGGCCAGCCCCGGCTTGCTCAGCCAGCCGGAGCAGGGCAGCTGCCACATTAGACAGAGGGCTCAAATCCATGCCTGGTCTACACCAAAGTCCCGGCAAGGGCAGGGCTGCAGGACTAAAAGGCAACGGGACCCACAGGGGTCTGTGCCCCACCCCGACCCTAGTATTGCCTGCCAGCCACCTAGTCTCcaaataaattatggaaataaaTTATAGTCTTCACAGTCCAGAGGATTCAGCCACCCATGAGTCTAGGGCTCAGGGTGGCAGAAGAAGCCTTAAGAAGTGGCTGATTTCAGCCCTGTGTGGCTGTCTTTGGGCTTAGGAACATCATACAAGACCGAAAAGGAGTCTGCAAAGCTCCAGGGGAGCCACATTTCTTCCTGCTCCTGGCACGGCCATGGAAGTGAAAGAGAGGGTGTGGGCATATGGGGGACCAGGCGGCTGAAAGGGGAAGTGCCCCCCCGTCCCGCTTCAGCACAGAaggttacaaaaataaataaatcaatccaGAGTGTTGCATGAAAATTAGGAGTGCCCACATGGGAGCCAGCCAATGGGAGACCATTACATACAGACAGACCTCAGGGAGCCCCCAGTTACAACGAAGCAGCAACAGGGCTCTTGGGGCCGGGAAAAGGCACCCTAACCCTCACACAGACACAGGCTCCACCAGCGACGCTGGGGCAGTGTCCTCAAACAACTGGCCATCCATGAAGGGAGCCAGGGCCTCGGCGGCTGGCTCAGACAAGCCCATGATGGACTCCAGGAAGCACGTGCTGGCGTCCCCAGGGGGAGAAAAGGCAGGCAGGGCGAAGTGGGGTGCCTCGAGGTTGTCCAGGCTATCAGACACCTTTTGGGAGGTGTAGTGGGGCCCCAGACTGTAGTCTggcagggcctggagcagctTGAAGGAGTCACAGGAGGACAAGCTCAGGTCCACTGAGCTGCTCTGGCCGGCATCCATGATGGCTGGCACCGGGGGGCCGGGGAGGCTGCCTTCCCCCAAGCTTTCAAGGCCACTATTGAGGAAGCAGCTGGCATCCAGGTTGGCGTTTTCATCCAGGATACCTGACGCGAGGCTGGAGCTGGAATAGCTGTGGGTCCAGCTGGCCAGGCCAGAGGGATCACCAGTACCAAAGATGTCAGCTGGGTGGAAGCAGCTGAGGTTGTCCAGGCTGCCCacacccccttcctcctcctcctccccctctccaccCAGGTCAGAGTCACTGAAGCTCAGGATCCGAGCCAGGCTGTCATCGTCCACTCCGGGCTGGAAGCCGGGGCCGGGCAGGGCCGGGTGGGCAGAGCCACTGGGGGCCTCGCTGCTGCTCGATGCTGTGGACGAATCGGTCATGTCGCTGCTGCAGCTGTTGTCTCCCAGCTCGCTGCTCACGGGGGGCTTGGCCAGAGGGAACGTGGGGGCCAGGACCTGCTCGCTGGGGCTGAATGTGGCACCCTGGGCCGGGGCCTCCAGCTCCCCAAGGCTCTCGGCCCCCTGCTCCAGCTGCAGGCGGGTGAGCGTGTGGATGAAATGGGTCTGAACTCGCGCCTGATTAAATTCCACACGGCCCTTAGGGTTCTCACAGCCCTCTCTGCAGCAGCCACAGGGGAACGCTGTGTGGTCCATCTGCAAAGAAAGCAGAGGTGCAGGTGAGGATCTGGCGGAGCGCGGAGAAGCCCGACTCAGGCTCGCCTTCCCAGCCCCGCCTGGCTCCCGTACCTGGCACTTGATGCCCGCCAGGCTACAGCTGCATGTCTCAGGATCACAGACCCTGTCACAGCGACAGCCACAGTCCTCCCGGGACTGGCGCAGGGCCTGCAGCTCTTGCTTCTCCTCGCGATCGATCCTCCGCACGCCTGAGGCCCGCAGCAGAGCCCGCCGCTTCCGGGCTGGGTAGGGCTGGAGGAAGGTCATTTCCTCCAACTGGCCACCTGCCATGGCCACTGCCAAATCCTCCTCCACAGAGGCATCATCTATGGTGTCCACTGTAAGCGGCAGGCCAGCCTCCGTCTTGGGTATCCCGGCCTCCGAAAGCTGTGtccagagaagagaggagggacgTGAGAGGCAGACACGGATGCGGTTTCTGGCAGCATCGGTCACATGATAAATACCCCCCTGCCACGAGCTTACTCTCTCTGGGCTGGGCACTGTGGATGCCATAGTGAATGGGACAGCCAAGAAAACACCCTCAGGGCGTTTCCAAACAGGTTTCCTATTCATGTCATTCCCCAGTTCGTGGACaaacccccccccaccccagacagaTACACCGACCCCCAGTGTCCCAtccactccccctccccagtGAGGTCAGGCATATTCAGACACCACGCCCCCAGCCCTGCAGCAAACAAGAGACTTTCTATACCCATCTGCCTGCAGATAATTTGGCAGGGAGGCCCCACAGGCCTCCCCAAAACACAAGCAAATCGGCATCCATCCTGACACCTGTCCCCCCAAGGCTAGGACTTCAGAGCAACTCCTGGGGCGAGGGCCATGCAGAGGGTCTCCCCACCTTCCATCTCAGCGCCTCCAGCTTCTCCTCCTTCAAGCGTAGGCGCAGCTTCTCTTGCCGTGCCCGGGCTTGCTCCTGTGTAAACTCGGCCAGGGAGAAGCGGCGGTAGGCACTGTGGCGGGAGGACATACCCAGAGTGCAGCCGCCACGGCTGGGCACACTGGTGAAGCCCTGGCACCGAGGGAAGTAGAAGACAGTGATGCCATCGAAGGCTACCCGGCCTGGGCGCTTCCGGGGGACCCGCTTCAGGATGGACAGGGCtggaaggcaggcaggggaggggcgggCATTAGTTCTCCGTGAGGCAGGGCCTAACCCCCAGGAGGTGACGCTGAACCGTCTCTCCtcacacccctcccaccccaaaaaagaaatggatCTGAGCCTAGGAGCCGGCCTGGCCAAGACTGGAGCTGGTAAAATGCAACATCACCCTATGTCAACACTGGCTAATTGTTATTTACCAGTCCAAATGAGAGCATTAAACATCTTTCCCATCTTTAGTAGCCATTTACAGTTCCCCTGCACagttttctatagtttttttggttttgttttgtttttttgtaacggggcggggggggggggggcgcggtgactgccatgcggcatgcaggatcttagtttcctgaccagggatggaacccgtgccccctgcagtggaagcacggagtcttaaccactgggccaccagggaagtccctttatagttcttaaaaaatttatttgtaggagctttttatatatattcaatattagaCATTAATCATCTAACCTATCTGtgcaaatattttagtctttttttttttaacatctttattggagtatagttgctttacaatgttgtgttagtttctgctagttctttatttttgcttatggGCTTTTACGAAATAATTTCTAAGGTTTATGTAATCAAAAGTATACTGAGCTCTTCCTTTATAGCTTCTGCATTTTGCAACAAGCTTAGAAAGGTCTACCCTTTATAAGTTATTAAGTATGTTGATTAGTAAGCTATGTATTGGCATATTCGATATATA
Proteins encoded in this window:
- the CSRNP1 gene encoding cysteine/serine-rich nuclear protein 1 isoform X2 → MSSRHSAYRRFSLAEFTQEQARARQEKLRLRLKEEKLEALRWKLSEAGIPKTEAGLPLTVDTIDDASVEEDLAVAMAGGQLEEMTFLQPYPARKRRALLRASGVRRIDREEKQELQALRQSREDCGCRCDRVCDPETCSCSLAGIKCQMDHTAFPCGCCREGCENPKGRVEFNQARVQTHFIHTLTRLQLEQGAESLGELEAPAQGATFSPSEQVLAPTFPLAKPPVSSELGDNSCSSDMTDSSTASSSSEAPSGSAHPALPGPGFQPGVDDDSLARILSFSDSDLGGEGEEEEEGGVGSLDNLSCFHPADIFGTGDPSGLASWTHSYSSSSLASGILDENANLDASCFLNSGLESLGEGSLPGPPVPAIMDAGQSSSVDLSLSSCDSFKLLQALPDYSLGPHYTSQKVSDSLDNLEAPHFALPAFSPPGDASTCFLESIMGLSEPAAEALAPFMDGQLFEDTAPASLVEPVSV
- the CSRNP1 gene encoding cysteine/serine-rich nuclear protein 1 isoform X1 — protein: MTGLLKRKFDQLDEDSSSLCSSSSSLSSSGRHSPSCSPSSSASPSWDSDEEGPWDQMPLPDRDFCGPRSFTPLSILKRVPRKRPGRVAFDGITVFYFPRCQGFTSVPSRGGCTLGMSSRHSAYRRFSLAEFTQEQARARQEKLRLRLKEEKLEALRWKLSEAGIPKTEAGLPLTVDTIDDASVEEDLAVAMAGGQLEEMTFLQPYPARKRRALLRASGVRRIDREEKQELQALRQSREDCGCRCDRVCDPETCSCSLAGIKCQMDHTAFPCGCCREGCENPKGRVEFNQARVQTHFIHTLTRLQLEQGAESLGELEAPAQGATFSPSEQVLAPTFPLAKPPVSSELGDNSCSSDMTDSSTASSSSEAPSGSAHPALPGPGFQPGVDDDSLARILSFSDSDLGGEGEEEEEGGVGSLDNLSCFHPADIFGTGDPSGLASWTHSYSSSSLASGILDENANLDASCFLNSGLESLGEGSLPGPPVPAIMDAGQSSSVDLSLSSCDSFKLLQALPDYSLGPHYTSQKVSDSLDNLEAPHFALPAFSPPGDASTCFLESIMGLSEPAAEALAPFMDGQLFEDTAPASLVEPVSV